From the Lathyrus oleraceus cultivar Zhongwan6 chromosome 4, CAAS_Psat_ZW6_1.0, whole genome shotgun sequence genome, one window contains:
- the LOC127074826 gene encoding uncharacterized protein LOC127074826: protein MGSNSSKATSSSTSSSSRNFRKRSRSKALRGFRSYCLGTSSGSRDSDYEDQVCDQNKVDGSDVTYADGNLSDSDEVKSKSLRKVKAGEGDNTCMPNINLDEWSETRIRGTSYGNRTSSVHASSTHSLNRTSRFLSRLRRFTSSRSSRPCPVSSPSFSIFDNHDDASGSGLPCCNMQRNSSYGIGARDELDVNLFSSRIQAETDTIETRHIDRRNRVREPVDHNVRFSRTLSVGRLRDRVLRRSTFSDLTSFPLQQERELRDDSQNTRRQAVERDSRVSPLDLSAISSSTSSMSNSIFSNQNYEVETSQLRDGGYQDLMEHRSNFLERGRRIRSQARSLQRLSSRFENQSAHGRSCILSGQHRSGHCMCRFRNRDTNSNDDTGARASISRIVVLAEALFEVLDEIHQQSVVLSSHPSASSLGCVPAPINVVESLPVKFYEKLHKHQEDATQCYICLVEYEDGDSVRVLPCHHEFHRTCIDKWLKEIHRVCPLCRGNICVSDSEL, encoded by the exons ATGGGATCCAATAGTAGCAAAGCCACTTCCTCTTCAACTTCGTCTTCTTCAAGGAATTTCAGGAAGAGGAGTCGCTCTAAGGCTCTCAGAGGGTTTCGTTCTTATTGTCTTGGAACTAGTTCTGGATCTCGAGACAGTGATTATGAAGACCAG GTTTGTGATCAGAATAAAGTAGATGGCAGTGATGTTACATATGCTGATGGCAATCTATCTGACTCAGATGAGGTGAAGTCGAAATCTTTAAGAAAGGTTAAAGCTGGTGAAGGTGACAATACTTGTATGCCTAACATCAACCTTGATGAGTGGAGTGAAACAAGGATCCGCGGCACTTCATATGGAAATCGTACTAGCTCCGTTCATGCTTCTTCAACTCATTCGTTGAATAGAACAAGTCGATTCCTCTCTCGACTTAGGAGATTTACTAGTTCAAGGTCATCAAGGCCTTGTCCGGTTTCTTCTCCAAGTTTCTCAATATTCGACAATCATGATGATGCATCAGGATCTGGTTTACCTTGTTGTAACATGCAGAGAAATTCCAGTTATGGCATTGGGGCAAGAGATGAGTTGGATGTGAACTTATTTTCTTCGAGAATTCAAGCAGAGACGGATACTATTGAGACTAGACATATAGATCGACGAAATAGAGTTCGAGAACCAGTTGATCATAATGTTCGCTTTAGTCGAACTTTAAGCGTTGGAAGGCTTCGTGACAGAGTTCTTCGCCGATCAACATTTTCTGACCTTACCTCATTCCCTCTACAACAAGAGAGAGAGCTGAGAGATGATAGTCAGAATACTCGAAGGCAAGCAGTGGAGCGGGATTCAAGAGTTTCACCATTAGATCTTAGTGCTATTAGTTCTTCTACATCTAGTATGTCTAACTCCATATTTAGCAATCAAAACTATGAAGTCGAGACCTCACAATTGCGAGACGGTGGGTATCAGGATCTAATGGAGCATAGATCCAATTTCCTTGAACGAGGAAGAAGAATACGATCACAGGCCCGTTCTCTTCAGAGATTGAGTAGCCGGTTTGAAAATCAGTCCGCACATGGGAGATCATGCATCTTGTCTGGTCAACATAGAAGTGGTCATTGTATGTGCCGATTCAGAAATCGTGACACGAATTCGAATGACGATACTGGTGCTAGAGCTAGCATATCTAGAATTGTTGTACTTGCAGAAGCGTTATTTGAG GTTCTGGATGAAATCCACCAGCAATCTGTGGTTTTATCTTCCCATCCTTCCGCGTCTTCTCTTGGATGCGTTCCTGCACCTATCAACGTCGTGGAGTCTTTGCCTGTCAAGTTTTACGAGAAGTTGCATAAACATCAAGAAGATGCTACACA ATGTTATATATGCCTTGTGGAGTACGAGGACGGAGACAGCGTGCGAGTTCTGCCTTGCCATCATGAATTTCATAGAACATGTATAGAcaagtggttgaaggagattcACAG GGTATGCCCGCTATGTCGGGGGAACATCTGCGTTTCTGATTCAGAACTATAG